The genomic stretch CACTCGCGGCCCATACAGATATCGACTATGGCAACTGGAATTTCAAAGGGCAATTTATCAATTATGGAATGGATGCCCAGAATAATAGCGGACAGAGCGTTGACATCGTCAATATGGGGGCATACGGAACTCCATATTCGGTAGCTACAGAAATGAATATCTACTCTGCCGGCTTAAGCTACAGCTACGATGTGGACTGGGGCCCCATCACAAACCTTAATTTCTACAATGACTATACCTACTTCCAGAAGAATATTGATGGTTTCTACGATGCCCAGCAAAATGTAATTGGCTTTCTACTCTCGGCTGGAAATGTGTATACCTACTTCGACATTGCCCGGGGAAGTAATCAGCCCTGGATCACACAAAACTTTGGTAGCGGACTTGGCCAGGGAGTAAGTGATGCCCGCTGGAACACCCGGTTCAACATAAACATTGGGTACTACTTCTAAGCTATAACGAACATACATCCTGCTTGATGCGGGATGTCCTGAAAACGGAACCGAATTCCTTTTTGAGGAGATCCCGGACATCATATAACTCAATAATTTTTGAACGAAGGACATATGGCCGCTATAACCGTAAAAAATCTCTTTAAAATTTTCGGGAAGAACCCTGAAAAGGCCTTTCCCTTAATAGAAGAAGGCAAATCCAAAGACGAAATCCTGAATGAAACAGGAAATACCATCGGTATTAATAATGCCAGCTTTGAGGTAAAAGAGAAAGAGATGTTTGTGATCATGGGACTTTCCGGAAGTGGAAAGTCTACCGTGCTGCGCTGCCTGAACCGACTAATAGAACCCACCAAAGGTCAGGTACTGATTGGCGATGAAGACATTACCGAAGTGGATAAGGACAGGTTGCTGGAAATGCGCCGCAAAAAAATGTCGATGGTGTTTCAGAACTTTGGCTTATTTCCCCATCGCACCGTTTCTGAAAATGTACAATACGGGTTGGAAATAAGTGGCATGGATAAAGATCAGCGAAAGAAGAAAGCGTATGAAGCTATCGAGAAAGTTGGACTGAAAGGATATGAAGAGCAGAAGCCTGACGAACTCAGTGGCGGCATGCAGCAGCGTGTTGGATTGGCGCGGGCATTAGCCAACGACCCTGAAATCCTGCTGATGGATGAAGCATTCAGTGCCCTCGACCCCCTTATCCGCGCCGATATGCAGGACGAGCTGCTGGAACTTCAGGCGGAAGTCCACAAAACGGTCGTTTTTATTACACATGACCTGGATGAGGCTCTTAAAATCGGAGACCGGATTGCCATTATGAAAGACGGATATGTAGTTCAGGTAGGAACTCCTGAAGAAATTTTAACCAATCCAGCTGATGATTATGTGAAAGCTTTTGTGCAAAATGTAGATCGCACCAAGATCATCACAGCTCAGGCTATAATGAGAAAAGCACCAACCGTTCAGGTACCTAAAGACGGTCCATCGGTAGCTATACGAAATATGGAAAAAGTGGGGGTTTCAACCACCTATGTGGTTGATGAAAACCGTCACCTCAAAGGAATTGTCAAAATTGATGACGCGATTAAGCTGAAGGAACACGGGGTGAAGGATCTCGAAGAAATCATCATTTCTGACATTGAAGTCTGCGGTCCGGAAACCCCCATCAACCAATTACTGCCCAAAGCCATCGAAGCCAAGTACCCGATTGCGGTTATTGAAGCCGACAGCAGCCTGCTTGGCATTGTTGATCGTGCTACCATTATGGCAGAGCTCAACGAAAATGGCTTAGATACCCAAAAGAAAGAAACCAAGAATAACGAAGAAACTACTACATCCTGATTATGTTTGACCTACCTGTTGGAGATGCATTTGAATTTGCAATCAACTGGCTGACCGATAACCTGAGCGGATTCTTTGACCTTGTTACCCTCGTGGTTGACTCTTTTCTGGTGGGGATAGAAAACCTGCTTTTATTTCCTCACCCCATCATAATGATTGTGCTGTTCAGCGCCCTTGCCTGGTATGTATCAGGAAAGGGAGTCGGTATTTTCACCGTACTCGGACTGTTCGTCATTGAGGGAATGGATATGTGGGACGGAACCATGGAAACGCTGGCTTTGATCATCACCGCGGTGGTTATCGCTTTGT from Gracilimonas sp. encodes the following:
- a CDS encoding glycine betaine/L-proline ABC transporter ATP-binding protein, with protein sequence MAAITVKNLFKIFGKNPEKAFPLIEEGKSKDEILNETGNTIGINNASFEVKEKEMFVIMGLSGSGKSTVLRCLNRLIEPTKGQVLIGDEDITEVDKDRLLEMRRKKMSMVFQNFGLFPHRTVSENVQYGLEISGMDKDQRKKKAYEAIEKVGLKGYEEQKPDELSGGMQQRVGLARALANDPEILLMDEAFSALDPLIRADMQDELLELQAEVHKTVVFITHDLDEALKIGDRIAIMKDGYVVQVGTPEEILTNPADDYVKAFVQNVDRTKIITAQAIMRKAPTVQVPKDGPSVAIRNMEKVGVSTTYVVDENRHLKGIVKIDDAIKLKEHGVKDLEEIIISDIEVCGPETPINQLLPKAIEAKYPIAVIEADSSLLGIVDRATIMAELNENGLDTQKKETKNNEETTTS